In Danio aesculapii chromosome 12, fDanAes4.1, whole genome shotgun sequence, the sequence tacacacaacacagacataatcagagacacacaaacacacacaaagagacacacacacacacaacagacatactcagagacacacaaacacacacaaagacacacacacacacatacacacacacacacacacacacacacacacacacacacacaaagacacacagacatacacacaaagacacacacacacagacatactcagagacacacacgcacacatacacacacacacacacacacaaccaggccTGGCACGTTCATCCGTTGGCGACTGCCACAACGCGCCtcccccacttagcgtgatttccGCGACCGTCACAACACATCTGTTCTGGAATGAAGGACATCAGTTCAtcataaatgtcatttaatatttcatttaatttaaaaaaaacatttaataaaatccaTTTAATCGTGTGAAATTCCCCCTGAGGATTAATAAAGCCAATCCAAGCCTAATGTCAGATTTGTGCAACACACACAAGCTGTTCTGAGGTCAGTGATGTGGTTTAGTGTATGCTCAGTCTTCCTCCTCGTCCTGCACACAGAGCAAACACACATGAGCGGATTTAACAGTGTGTAAAGTGTATATTCACACTCATCTCAGATCAGCGTCAGTGCAGATTCACCTGTTCTCCAGCTCGCTCCGCGTCCTCCGCCAGTGCCGTGTCTTCagtttctgctgtgtgtgtgtcctggcAGGAGAGACAGTAGGCAAATCTGAATATTACAGCTTAATAACTGAGACTCAGTTCATCTAACTTTTAATTTATTAAGCTAATTATTAATAGCTTTAATTTAGCTTTAATTCCTTAAGCTTTAGTAGACCACGTCTGTAAACCGACTGCAACGGAAATTACATGCTTTAAACTCAGTTTTCTACTGTAACACAAACTTTTTGCAAGGCGAAAATGCTACAAATATGTACAAATCAGgtcgacacggtggctcagtggttagtactgtggcctcacagcaagaaggtcactgggtcagtcggtgtttctgtgtggagtttgcatgttctccccgtgttggtgtgtgtttcctccgggtgctccggtttccccacagtccaaacacatgcgctataagggaattgaccaactaaactggctgtagtgtatgagtgtgtgtgtgcgcgcgtgaatgagtgtgtatgagtgtttcccagtactgggttgcagctggaagggcatgcgctgcctaaaacatgctggaatagttggcggttcattccgctgtggcaacccctgatgaataaagggactaagctgtagtGTACAAATCAAATGTACAAATCAAAACACTTTGCATCTGTGCACTAAGTTCATGTTTTTCAAGAAGATAAAGTCAGtgaagaacaaaaacaaattgcAGCTGTTGTTATCAGagtaatgctgcggtcacactcgagttgcgaaattctgtcgtacggcgcctgtgaaaaggggcgggattaaataagataattagacatttaaaaaatcaagcgattgctccataatttaaagggcacctatggtgaaaaatctacttgtcaagctgtttggacagacatatgtgtaggtatagtgtatagaccaggcgtgaccaaccctgttcctggagatcgaccttcctgcagatttcagttgcaacccatatcaaacacacctgcctgtaattatcaagtgctgttcaggtcctgatTTATTGGTtcgggtgtgtttgatcagggttggagctgaactttgcaggaaggttgatctccaggaacagggttgagccccactggtatagaccgtcatattgggctgatataaacacacccagtccttttatttttcaattaaacaacataaaaacggtggaccaattacaGCGGTTTTCAGACtgacttgacgtaggagtgctgtccccctgcccaccgaattgattgacagctgcatatttaCATGTCTCCATAGTATCAGGTTCAtcagggtgttttgagctgaaactttacagacacattctgtagacacaaaagacttatattaaatctggaaaaggggtaacctattggtgccctttaaatttctgttcagagaggtcatgttttgattttcgattggtcacgcagtcacgtgatgctatttcgcaggtcagagttcacgaagcttgaactttgcaccacagctaattgcgaaacttgttgcacgagcttgaGTTttcggtctgatgcattcgcgcgcatatgaatggaagtctatggggagaaaagtgcagtgtgaccacagcttaaccgATGCACCAGCTGTAAAGGCCCCACCCTCTTCTGGAAGGGAGTGGAAATCAGAAGCTCAAGTGCACTTaaagatacacacacatgaaaaccGCATATTTAGCTTCCATCCAAAATAGGGTAGTTTATTGCATTGTTGCTCatgcactcattcattttcctttggtttagtcccttattcatcaggggtcgccaaaatggaatgaaccgccaacaattacagcatttgttttacacagcagatgcccttccagctgcaacccagtactgggaaacacccatacgcacacattctcacacactctcatccactacggccaatttagttgatcaattcccctatagcacatgtgtttggactgtgggggaaacaggagcacccggaggaaacccacaccaacacggggagaacatgcagactccacacagaaacaccaactgacccagccgggactcaaaccagcgaccttcttgctgcaccCACCAGcattgttgttgtcatttttaattctataattttttcataatataatttCTACATATTAGTTATTGTTAGAAAACATGAGATACACAGAgtttcacagacacattctggggacttTTATTACACCTgataaaaaaaacctaaataattaATAAGCCTAATTAAATGCACTAGTCTATGGTAATACTGAATTCCCACCTTTTCTTCAGTTTCTATCTGTCTCTCATCAGCATCTTCTTCTGTTTTTTCCAGTTCGGGTTTGTTCTCTTCAGATTGGATGACTGGTTCATTGTTTTTATTCTGAAGGAAAGGACGTTTTTTTAAAACAGGGCACCGTAATGAACCATACATGACTGTGTTATCATAACaaatgcatacctgtcaacattgggatgtgaaaataagggatatgcccaccataataatggtccccaaattactaaatatgctCATTTGGAgcggtttcattgtaaataaacagttaaacggtcagtaatatgttttattgttattatttacaaaagattaaatagtatacattttcAGCAAATACACTAGCAAACAGTtcaacttattaaaattaatagctattataatgaaatagaatcaagctatcaaatctcattagccgtttcttcactgtataatttacacAGTCTGATTAatgagcaacgaatgaatctcttatttatttagatttttttcttttcattacattaaataacaggtgtcactttaaaaatgcacacatctaacgttataatgaagctttcgattgctttcctaactatttatgctcatttaggacgaaattagttgtgtttaaaaaaaaaacccaccaggATCgaaatctttagatattattatgtgtatatgtccgttcaaacacgcacccaaaatccagactttcactccgcttcaaatcgcgtgtacagaatccgtttgggaaacagtgtctattgatcactatggagcacgtcagctgacagtcacgcaccgctatatgactgttttgaggattgcatatgaaagggagacggcacctgtaatgaaaaggaagggaatccctccatttttatatttattttaaagtgttttcatgtttaaacaaagcgaaagcacagaacagattcgcatttaagagcaaggggcggcccctggtggttggGCGGAATGGGTTGTGTATATGGAGGCTCGACTCTtcaatgtttatttgccacccttcagagaaagactgaaaataagggagaaatacgggaaaatacttttacgggatgatatcggatagaactgtaaaatacggtagaatcccgggaaaaacaggagggttgacaggtatgctaatGTCTCTCACCAGTGTGTCCTCGAGATCCTCCTTAGAAAGGCTTTGCTCTGTGTTTTGGATCTCAGCGGATTGTTCTTCATCTCCTGCAGTTTCGCCTGATTCCTCCTCATTCAGTGCTGGATCTGTTTGCTCCCTCACTGTCTCTGACTCTGGCTGATCAGCAGGAGCTTCAACACTTTCtacctgcagagagagagagagagagagagagagagagagagagagagagagagagacagagacgcTTTCAAAATACAGCTTATAAATGCATTCAGTTTAGTTTAAGGCTACGCTAGCTAAAATAATAATGATCTTAAGGTTTGATCACAACCAAGAATGACAAAAGTGTAGTCATTGATCCAAAATCTTAAGTCCCCTTtcagtatttgtatttttttacagtgtttcagCAGGAATTATGATTTCATGGGCACCttttatgcagaaatcacttttataaagggtttgaacacagttgtgtgtcagcagtgtgtgaatatctccagcctctaatggtaaacatgaacttaattgtattttattataatcactcttgatgaaaacagtctgcagaaacactttgattgacattctccctttgtacgtcaTTAGAGGAGGAAAGCtccacccattagtgaccatctctccctcattaacataggacattagtcctgtttttaaatctgccgctatgctgaatcacaggcatctgtagctccgccctcttcagaAAAagaacaatctcatttgcatttaaagcgacagtcactaaaacGCCGCAATTAGGATCAATGCCTAAAAGGGTCCGTTTCATAGGTAGAAATAGGTAGAAAACATTACATATGTGGTATTTTCAGCTGagacttcacacacacattctagggacatcagagacttattttacaactTGTAAAAAGGAGCATTACAGGtccccttttaaaaatgtaaaggtaTTTGGACTACAAAAGTGTTTGGATGTATAAACACACCTGTTCTTCAGCCTGAGGAGGGTCTGCAGGGGTGGGTTTGCTCTGATCTGCTGATTCAGGGTCAGACACCTCTGTGTGCTGTTAAAACACAATATTGAGCATGACCATGCAGAAAACTCATCATCTTAGAGACTGTCTCTCCTTCAGCCTCCTGTAGATTCACCTTAATCTCCTCCTGTGCGTCTCTGATCTGCTTCTGCTCCTCCTGCAGGAGCTTCTGATGGAGAGACTCATCATGGAGACGCTGCTTCTCCTCCTTCAGGCGGCTCTCAAATGCAGATCTCTGACCAACATATTGAGT encodes:
- the dydc2 gene encoding DPY30 domain containing 2; translation: MDSGYVNRCLGVCLAEGLAELIEHRPQEPIEYLALWIRSYREKQRLQEQRSAFESRLKEEKQRLHDESLHQKLLQEEQKQIRDAQEEIKHTEVSDPESADQSKPTPADPPQAEEQVESVEAPADQPESETVREQTDPALNEEESGETAGDEEQSAEIQNTEQSLSKEDLEDTLNKNNEPVIQSEENKPELEKTEEDADERQIETEEKDTHTAETEDTALAEDAERAGEQDEEED